A part of Cryptococcus tetragattii IND107 chromosome 3, whole genome shotgun sequence genomic DNA contains:
- a CDS encoding dihydroxyacetone kinase, whose product MAPAQKHLLNTPQTLVVDSLRGLATLNPNVKLDEAQRVIYTPPSESKVALLSGGGSGHEPAHAAFVGPGLLSAAICGNIFASPNVAQIRRGVELVTREKGSLIVVMNYTGDALHFGLAAEQHRSAGKVGDVRVLMVGDDVAVGREQGSIVGRRGLAGTILVYKVAAALSDKGGDLDSVENIAKYVASRLGTLGVGLEHCHVPGTRAGTSHLGANEVEVGMGIHNEAGTYKLDMTTVSELVGRMLTQITDTTDKDKSFVPFKGDGSDEVVLLVNDLGAISELEMGGITNEAVKWLQSRNIKVRRVLAGTYMTSLNMPGFSLTLLLLPSASEKPPYSAHEILEYLDAPASAPGWKWHAGREPGTLDVKTEEAPIPVQKDNAVLPSTDSKGFLAAITRACKALIAAEPELTEQDQIAGDGDAGLTLEAGAKGVLKAIEQGRLKGENVVQDIKIIAEIVEEDMGGTSGALYSIFFAGLGKSLRDAATNGAKNTTPEVWSKAAAGALDTLYKYTRARPPSRTLVDPLDAFVASLPSKGLSSAAEDALAAADKTKELVAKAGRGAYVNQEDLKKREVPDPGAWGIWRIVDGLRGFEA is encoded by the exons ATGGCTCCCGCTC AAAAACATCTTCTTAACACTCCTCAGACCCTTGTGGTCGATTCACTTAGGGGCCTGGCCACCTTGAATCCCAATGTCAAACTTGATGAGGCTCAAAGAG TAATCTACACACCTCCGTCAGAATCTAAAGtcgctcttctctcagGCGGAGGTTCGGGTCACGAACCTGCCCATGCCGCATTTGTAGGACCTGGATTGTTATCAGCTGCAATCTGCGGAAACATTTTTGCTTCCCCGAACGTCGCCCAAATCCGTCGAGGAGTCGAGTTGGTGACACGCGAAAAGGGTAGTCTTATCGTAGTCATGAACTACACAGGCGATGCTTTACACTTCGGTCTGGCTGCCGAACAACACAGGAGTGCAGGGAAAGTTGGAGATGTTCGAGTTTTGATGGTTGGGGATGATGTGGCTGTTGGCAGGGAACAGGGAAGCATCGTTGGTAGACG AGGGCTGGCCGGTACAATTTTGGTGTACAAAGTGGCTGCTGCTCTTTCCGATAAAGGTGGCGACCTTGACTCTGTAGAGAACATTGCCAAATATGTAGCTTCCCGGCTCGGCACTCTTGGTGTGGGCCTCGAACACTGTCAT GTGCCAGGAACTCGTGCTGGTACTTCGCACCTTGGAGCCAACGAAGTCGAAGTT GGCATGGGTATTCACAACGAAGCCGGCACTTACAAGCTCGACATGACAACTGTGTCCGAACTGGTGGGGAGAATGCTCACCCAAATCACCGATACTACCGACAAGGACAAATCGTTCGTGCCTTTCAAAGGCGATGGCTCTGATGAGGTAGTGTTGTTGGTGAACGACTTGGGAGCCATAAGCGAGCTTGAAATGGGTGGCATCACAAACGAAG CCGTCAAATGGCTTCAGTCAAGGAACATCAAAGTTCGTCGAGTCCTTGCTGGCACTTATATGACATCTCTCAACATGCCTGGTTTCTCccttactcttcttctcctcccttctgCATCTGAAAAACCACCTTACTCTGCCCATGAGATCCTTGAGTACCTTGACGCTCCGGCTAGTGCTCCAGGATGGAAGTGGCATGCAGGTAGGGAGCCCGGAACGCTTGATGTGAAGACTGAAGAGGCACCTATTCCCGTGCAGAAAGACAACGCTGTTTTACCAT CCACTGATTCAAAAGGCTTCCTTGCTGCTATTACCCGGGCTTGCAAGGCTCTTATTGCCGCCGAACCTGAACTCACTGAACAAGATCAGATCGCcggagatggggatgcAGGTCTCACTTTGGAGGCCGGCGCCAAGGGTGTGTTGAAGGCGATTGAGCAGGGCCGATTGAAGGGCGAAAATGTCGTGCAGGATATCAAGATCATTGCCGAAATTGTCGAGGAGGACATGGGTGGCACTTCTGGTGCTCTTTACTC GATATTCTTTGCGGGACTGGGCAAGTCCTTGAGAGATGCTGCGACGAACGGTGCCAAGAACACAACCCCCGAGGTTTGGAGCAAAGCCGCTGCTGGAGCACTGGACACTCTCTACAAAT ACACTCGTGCCAGGCCTCCTTCTCGAACCCTTGTTGACCCCCTTGACGCCTTTGTTGCCTCCTTACCTTCAAAAGGACTTTCCTCTGCGGCAGAAGACGCTCTTGCAGCAGCTGACAAGACTAAAGAGCTCGTGGCTAAGGCTGGTCGAGGAGCATATGTGAATCAGGAAGATCTGAAGAAGCGTGAAGTCCCGGATCCTGGGGCTTGGGGTATCTGGCGAATTGTGGATGGCTTGCGAGGGTTTGAGGCGtga
- a CDS encoding thioredoxin — protein MVKAIESYDEWKTLISGSDVVVVDYWATWCGPCKMISPHFAKLEGKFPNVKFVKVDVEEQEEIAKEAQIKAMPTFIAYKDGQVIETVTGAVPAKINALLDKVAA, from the exons ATGGTCAAGGCTATTGAATCTTACGACGAGTGGAAGACTCTC ATTTCTGGCTCCGatgtcgtcgtcgtcgacTACTGGGCGACTTGGTGCGGTCCTTGCAAGATGATCTCTCCCCACTTTGCCAAGCTTGAGGGCAAGTTCCCCAATGTCAAGTTTGTTAAGgttgatgttgaggagCAAGAG GAAATTGCCAAGGAGGCTCAAATCAAGGCCATGCCTACTTTCATCGCCTATAAAGACGGCCAGGTGATTGAGACTGTTACTGGTGCTGTCCCCGCAAAGATCAAT GCTTTGCTCGACAAAGTTGCTGCTTAA